The following coding sequences lie in one Salmo salar chromosome ssa13, Ssal_v3.1, whole genome shotgun sequence genomic window:
- the LOC106568294 gene encoding translation initiation factor eIF-2B subunit alpha isoform X2, translating to MMTELVEYFRTQMRTDPDMASAVAAIRTLLEFLRRDKGETILGLRESLKWATDCLTGVDSSVAVSSGGELFLRFISLTSLEHQDLSRCKKVMEERGELFLEKISLSRTKVAKLCHTFIKDGAKILTHSSSRVVLRVLEKAAAEKKRFTVFVTESQPDTAGKQMADALRRLNVPVTVVLDAAVGYVLEKVDLVIVGAEGVVESGGIINKIGTYQMAVCSKAHNKPFYVVAESFKFVRLYPLNQQDVPDRFKYKADTLRTVSDLSEEHPMIDYTPPSLITLLFTDLGVLTPSAVSDELIKLYL from the exons ATGATGACAG AGTTGGTGGAGTACTTCAGGACCCAGATGAGGACAGACCCTGACATGGCCTCTGCTGTAGCAGCCATCCGCACCCTGCTAGAGTTCCTCAGACGAGACAAAG GTGAGACGATCCTGGGTCTGAGGGAGAGCCTGAAGTGGGCCACAGACTGTCTGACTGGGGTGGACTCCTCTGTCGCCGTGTCCTCTGGAGGGGAGCTGTTCCTTCGCTTCATCAGCCTCACATCACTGGAGCATCAG GACCTGTCGCGCTGTAAGaaggtgatggaggagagaggagaactgTTCCTGGAGAAGATCTCTCTCTCCAGAACCAAGGTGGCCAAACTCTGCCACACCTTCATCAAAGACGGGGCG aAAATCCTGACCCATTCCTCCTCCAGAGTAGTATTGAGGGTGCTGGAGAAAGCTGCAGCCGAGAAGAAACGCTTCACAGTCTTCGTCACAGAGTCCCAGCCAGACACAGCCGG GAAACAGATGGCTGATGCGCTGAGGAGACTCAATGTTCCTGTGACAGTGGTCCTGGATGCTGCTGTGGG TTATGTCCTGGAGAAGGTGGACCTGGTTATTGTAGGAGCAGAAGGAGTCGTTGAGAGTGGAGGCATCATCAACAAG ATTGGAACCTATCAGATGGCAGTGTGTTCCAAAGCCCACAACAAGCCCTTCTACGTGGTAGCGGAGAGCTTCAAGTTTGTCCGTCTCTACCCTCTTAACCAGCAGGACGTCCCAGACAGATTTAAG TACAAAGCTGACACCCTGAGGACTGTGTCTGACCTGTCAGAGGAACACCCCATGATCGActacacccctccctccctcatcacgCTCCTCTTCACAGACCTGGGGGTCCTCACCCCCTCTGCCGTCAGCGATGAACttatcaaactttatttataa
- the LOC106568294 gene encoding translation initiation factor eIF-2B subunit alpha isoform X1, whose translation MNKEELVEYFRTQMRTDPDMASAVAAIRTLLEFLRRDKGETILGLRESLKWATDCLTGVDSSVAVSSGGELFLRFISLTSLEHQDLSRCKKVMEERGELFLEKISLSRTKVAKLCHTFIKDGAKILTHSSSRVVLRVLEKAAAEKKRFTVFVTESQPDTAGKQMADALRRLNVPVTVVLDAAVGYVLEKVDLVIVGAEGVVESGGIINKIGTYQMAVCSKAHNKPFYVVAESFKFVRLYPLNQQDVPDRFKYKADTLRTVSDLSEEHPMIDYTPPSLITLLFTDLGVLTPSAVSDELIKLYL comes from the exons ATGAACAAagaag AGTTGGTGGAGTACTTCAGGACCCAGATGAGGACAGACCCTGACATGGCCTCTGCTGTAGCAGCCATCCGCACCCTGCTAGAGTTCCTCAGACGAGACAAAG GTGAGACGATCCTGGGTCTGAGGGAGAGCCTGAAGTGGGCCACAGACTGTCTGACTGGGGTGGACTCCTCTGTCGCCGTGTCCTCTGGAGGGGAGCTGTTCCTTCGCTTCATCAGCCTCACATCACTGGAGCATCAG GACCTGTCGCGCTGTAAGaaggtgatggaggagagaggagaactgTTCCTGGAGAAGATCTCTCTCTCCAGAACCAAGGTGGCCAAACTCTGCCACACCTTCATCAAAGACGGGGCG aAAATCCTGACCCATTCCTCCTCCAGAGTAGTATTGAGGGTGCTGGAGAAAGCTGCAGCCGAGAAGAAACGCTTCACAGTCTTCGTCACAGAGTCCCAGCCAGACACAGCCGG GAAACAGATGGCTGATGCGCTGAGGAGACTCAATGTTCCTGTGACAGTGGTCCTGGATGCTGCTGTGGG TTATGTCCTGGAGAAGGTGGACCTGGTTATTGTAGGAGCAGAAGGAGTCGTTGAGAGTGGAGGCATCATCAACAAG ATTGGAACCTATCAGATGGCAGTGTGTTCCAAAGCCCACAACAAGCCCTTCTACGTGGTAGCGGAGAGCTTCAAGTTTGTCCGTCTCTACCCTCTTAACCAGCAGGACGTCCCAGACAGATTTAAG TACAAAGCTGACACCCTGAGGACTGTGTCTGACCTGTCAGAGGAACACCCCATGATCGActacacccctccctccctcatcacgCTCCTCTTCACAGACCTGGGGGTCCTCACCCCCTCTGCCGTCAGCGATGAACttatcaaactttatttataa
- the LOC106568294 gene encoding translation initiation factor eIF-2B subunit alpha isoform X3: MRTDPDMASAVAAIRTLLEFLRRDKGETILGLRESLKWATDCLTGVDSSVAVSSGGELFLRFISLTSLEHQDLSRCKKVMEERGELFLEKISLSRTKVAKLCHTFIKDGAKILTHSSSRVVLRVLEKAAAEKKRFTVFVTESQPDTAGKQMADALRRLNVPVTVVLDAAVGYVLEKVDLVIVGAEGVVESGGIINKIGTYQMAVCSKAHNKPFYVVAESFKFVRLYPLNQQDVPDRFKYKADTLRTVSDLSEEHPMIDYTPPSLITLLFTDLGVLTPSAVSDELIKLYL, translated from the exons ATGAGGACAGACCCTGACATGGCCTCTGCTGTAGCAGCCATCCGCACCCTGCTAGAGTTCCTCAGACGAGACAAAG GTGAGACGATCCTGGGTCTGAGGGAGAGCCTGAAGTGGGCCACAGACTGTCTGACTGGGGTGGACTCCTCTGTCGCCGTGTCCTCTGGAGGGGAGCTGTTCCTTCGCTTCATCAGCCTCACATCACTGGAGCATCAG GACCTGTCGCGCTGTAAGaaggtgatggaggagagaggagaactgTTCCTGGAGAAGATCTCTCTCTCCAGAACCAAGGTGGCCAAACTCTGCCACACCTTCATCAAAGACGGGGCG aAAATCCTGACCCATTCCTCCTCCAGAGTAGTATTGAGGGTGCTGGAGAAAGCTGCAGCCGAGAAGAAACGCTTCACAGTCTTCGTCACAGAGTCCCAGCCAGACACAGCCGG GAAACAGATGGCTGATGCGCTGAGGAGACTCAATGTTCCTGTGACAGTGGTCCTGGATGCTGCTGTGGG TTATGTCCTGGAGAAGGTGGACCTGGTTATTGTAGGAGCAGAAGGAGTCGTTGAGAGTGGAGGCATCATCAACAAG ATTGGAACCTATCAGATGGCAGTGTGTTCCAAAGCCCACAACAAGCCCTTCTACGTGGTAGCGGAGAGCTTCAAGTTTGTCCGTCTCTACCCTCTTAACCAGCAGGACGTCCCAGACAGATTTAAG TACAAAGCTGACACCCTGAGGACTGTGTCTGACCTGTCAGAGGAACACCCCATGATCGActacacccctccctccctcatcacgCTCCTCTTCACAGACCTGGGGGTCCTCACCCCCTCTGCCGTCAGCGATGAACttatcaaactttatttataa